AAATTATGTCTCGCGTATAGCCCGCAAGGTCGAACTCATGAACGTCCATACGGATCGCATCGACCGGACAGGCTTCGGCGCAGAGTCCGCAGAAGCAACACCTGAGGATGTCGATGTCGAACCGCTCGGGGAACTTCTCGACGTGCGGATCGGGCGACTCGCCGGGGGTGATGTGGATGCAGTCGCAGGGGCAAATCGTCTCGCAGAGCATGCAAGCGGTGCAGCGCATCGCGCCGTTTTGCTTGACGGTGAGCCGGTGTCTTCCGCGCCACCGGCGGTCGATGGGCCGGCGCACTTCGGGGTATTGGAATGTCTCGGCGGGCGGATTCTTCGTTCGTATCCCGAAGGCATGCAGGATGTGCCCCCACATATTGCGGACAAAGTGGAGGTGCGTGATCCAGACGCCCTTCAGGACCTCGATCCAGTAAATCTGCTCCGCGACCGTTACGTCATGGGTGAGGGTGGTGATGGTTTTGGGCATATTATTAAATACCAAAATCTTGGAAGAACCGATCTTCGAATTCAAGTTCGAGGTTTTCCTGTTCGCAGTGCGCAATCCCCTTCGCAGTTAAGAAGAATTGCCCATTGTCCCCATCTTCATCCACAAGCCCCTCCCGTTTGAGGGATAAAATCGCTCCCGCAAAGTAGGGAAACAACGGATGCTCTTCCGTCAGCGTGAATGTCCATCTCTGTTTAAAGTCTGTAGTTCCAAAATGACGCCTTTGGTAATGCCAGAGATTACGAAGTACTAAATCCTTCATTTTGGGAACGCTTATGATTCTTGTGAGGTTCATTCTGTTACCTTTTTTCCAGATCTGGTCGGACCAGTTTTCGCGTCTTCGGGCGCAGAATTACCGCGATATTTGTCAAGCAGGCTTCCCAGAGTGCCTGGCTCGAGCAACAATCGAATTTCTTGTTCCAGCATAAAAAACGCTACGAGAATAAGCAACGGCCAGGCGATGCTTGCGATGAAGCCTGCGAGTGCATCACCGGCAAAATGCGTGGATTCAAACGCGATTAACCAGAGAGCATAGCCGGAAATCGCTATGGCTATTAATCGCATCCACAACCGAGCCAGTTTGGTTACAAAAATCGACCATCCGGTACCCTTCTTTCGGATTTTGTCGATGCTGTCCATCAGGTTTGATTTTCCTCCTTTAATACCTTCACCCCTTCCTTCCTTGCAATCCAAATTATCGGCGTCCCGTTGTAGGTCTCCCACTGCTTAACCCCGCAGGTGATCGGCTCGATGCGGAAGTCGAGTAGGCAACTAACGAACGAATGGTCACCCATGCTCTTCACGCCGTCACCCATTCAGCCCAACTGGTCGGCTCCGGTAACGGCAGTCCATCCTCCAGCAGCCCTTCCTGATGAAATCGAATGGCTTCCTGCATTTCTCGAGCAGTCTCATCCGGCGTTTCTCCAGCGGCAACGCAACCTGGCACATCCGGGGAATAGGCGCAATAGTTGCCATCTGCCTTCTCAATGACAATAAGGTATCTCAGTAACTCAGGCATTCTGCATTCTGCATTCTACATTTTGCATTCTTCACTTCCCCATCACCACCATCACCACCCCCGTCACTGCCACATTAAACAGCGCCAGCGGCAGGAGGTAATGCCAGCCTAACTTCATCACCTGGTCATAGCGAAAGCGGGGCAGCGTCCAGCGAACCAGTTCGAAGAAATAGATCATGAAAGCGATTTTGGCGAAGAGCGCTCCGAACTGGAGACCCTTCACTGCCCAGATGCCAAGTTGCCAGGTCCCTCCCCAGGGCCAGTGAAAGCCATCGAACGCCAGCCAGGGGAGGTTCCAGCCGCCGAGGAAAATTAACGAAAAAAGAATCGAGATAATCAGCATCTCGATGAACTCGGCAAACATGAAAAGCCCGGCACGCATCCCAGAGTATTCGGTGAAGTAGCCGATGATCTCCGATTCGGCTTCCGGAACGTCGAACGGGATGCGCTTATTCTCGGCGACCGCCGCCGGCAGAAAGAGCAGCGCCGCCAATGGCTGATAAAAGATCCCCCATTGCGGAATCCAGCCGAACCAATGCCCCGACTGCGCGACCACCATTTGACCCAGTTCGAGCGTCCCGTAGATCATGATCATCCCGACCAGCGACAGGCCGAGCGCCACCTCGTAGGAGATCATCTGCGCCGAGGCCCGTATTCCGCCGAGAAGGGCATATTTGTTATTCGACGCCCAGCCTCCCAGCACTGCGCCATAGACCGCCAAACCGCCGAACGCGAGGATGTAGAGCAGCCCGATGTCGATGTCAGCAATCT
Above is a window of Calditrichota bacterium DNA encoding:
- the nuoH gene encoding NADH-quinone oxidoreductase subunit NuoH, with product MDWFLIIATAVKVAAVIGIVMGIATLLTWVERKQSAIMQDRIGANRADIFGLRIIGLFQPVADAIKMLTKEDYVPPFVNRTLHLLAPVMAFLPVLVMLAAIPFGPSVHVGGREVSAQIADIDIGLLYILAFGGLAVYGAVLGGWASNNKYALLGGIRASAQMISYEVALGLSLVGMIMIYGTLELGQMVVAQSGHWFGWIPQWGIFYQPLAALLFLPAAVAENKRIPFDVPEAESEIIGYFTEYSGMRAGLFMFAEFIEMLIISILFSLIFLGGWNLPWLAFDGFHWPWGGTWQLGIWAVKGLQFGALFAKIAFMIYFFELVRWTLPRFRYDQVMKLGWHYLLPLALFNVAVTGVVMVVMGK
- a CDS encoding type II toxin-antitoxin system HicB family antitoxin; amino-acid sequence: MRYLIVIEKADGNYCAYSPDVPGCVAAGETPDETAREMQEAIRFHQEGLLEDGLPLPEPTSWAEWVTA
- a CDS encoding NADH-quinone oxidoreductase subunit I, which codes for MPKTITTLTHDVTVAEQIYWIEVLKGVWITHLHFVRNMWGHILHAFGIRTKNPPAETFQYPEVRRPIDRRWRGRHRLTVKQNGAMRCTACMLCETICPCDCIHITPGESPDPHVEKFPERFDIDILRCCFCGLCAEACPVDAIRMDVHEFDLAGYTRDIIYTKEFLLGQTKQRPWEKWLPESDEPKQLKDAA